Part of the Caulifigura coniformis genome, GGCGGCCTTCTCCATGCGGTCTTCGGTGTCGAGAAGAATTTCGTCCTGATCCATGTGCGGCGCCTCAATCGTCGAGCGATGCCGGTCAAAGGTTGCACCGGCCCCTGCAAAGACTTCGAAAACAGTGAATTCTGAAAGTATCGCATGCAGCCCCGCATTTGAAGCCGCCCCGCCGTTCTCACTCCGACGCCGGCCGCTGCCTCCCCTGCTTCGTCTCCGATCGGAAACGCTTCTCCTTCAGCCGCCGCTCCTTCGCGCCGCGCGACGGCTTCGTCGCCTTCCGCACCCGTGGTCTCACCAGCGCCGCACGCAGCAGTTCGGCCAGACGCTCCAGGCAGTCCGCCTTGTTCTTCGGCGCGTCGCGATGCTCCTGCCCCGTGATCAGGATCGCGCCTTCCTTCGTCATCCGCTTGCCGGCCAGTTTGACGAATCGTTCCGCCACGTCGGGATCGATCGACGGCGAGGCCGTCGGATTCCACCGCAACTGGATCCGCGAATTCACCTTGTTGACGTTCTGCCCGCCCGGCCCCCCGCTCCGCGAAGCCATGAACTCGAATTCCGCGAACGGAATGCGGACCTTGTTCGTGATCACCAGTTCTTCAGGTCCGCTGGACATGACACAAGAGACGTTGCGAGGATGAGGCTGCTGCGAAAGCGATGGTCCGATTGAATTGCGGCAGGCGGACGCCTGCCCTCAGGCAAGGCGCTCGATCGATGCAACTTCCCCGGATGATCCGAGTGCGTCAACGCTTCGACCGACCGATCGTCACCGACATCGACCGCGAAGTCCACCAGCAACTGGCAGGCCTGAATCTCCAGCACCGCGTCCGGCCCGGCCAGACCGTCGCGATCACCGCCGGGAGTCGCGGCATCGCCAACATCGCCCAGATCACCCGGGCGATCGTCGCCCACTGCGTCGAACTCGGGCTCAGGCCATTCATCGTGCCGGCCATGGGAAGCCACGGCGGTGCGACCGCCGAGGGACAGCGCGAAGTGCTCGCAGGTTACGGCATCGTCGAGGAATTTGTCGGTGCGCCGATCAGGGCGTCGATGGATACCGTCATCGTCGACACCACCCCCCAGGGGATCCCCGTCCACTTCGACAGGCTCGCCGCCGAAGCCGACCACGTGATCATCGCCGGTCGCATCAAGCCCCATACCGGCTTCGTCGGCGAAATCGAGTCCGGCCTCCACAAGATGATGCTCATCGGTCTCGGCAAGGCCGTCGGCGCAGCCATCTACCACAAGGCCATCAAGGACTTCACATTCCAGGAGATCATCCTCGCGGTGGCGGACTCCGTCATCCGCAAATGCCGCGTTCTGTGCGGCGTCGGCATCGTCGAAAACGCCTACGACGAAACAGCCCTCATCGCCGCAGTTCCCCCCGAAGCCTTCTACGAACGCGAGAAGGCCCTCTTGAGCCAGGCCCGCAGCTGGCTGCCGCGGCTCCCGTTTCCCGATGTCGACCTGCTGATCATCGACCAGATCGGCAAGAACGTCAGCGGCACCGGCATGGACACCAATGTCGTCGGACGGAAGTACAACGACCACGCCCCCACCGAACTCGACGATGCCCGCGTCCGCCGGATCTTCATCCGCGGACTCACGGAGATGACGCACGGCAACGCCTGCGGGATCGGGCTCGCGGAGTTCACCACCCGGCGAACAGTCGCGCAGATCGACTCCGAGATCACCCGGGTCAATTGCGTCACCGCCGGCCACCCGACCGCCGCGATGCTCCCGGTCGTCTGCGAAACCGACCGTGACGCCGTCGAAGACGCTCTCTCCACCATCGGACTCACGCCGCCCGAACACGCCCGCGTGGTCCACATCCACGACACCCTGCACCTCGAAACTGTCCTCGTCAGCGAGGTTTACGGCAAAGAGATCAAGTCCAGGACTCACCTGGAGGCGCTCGGCGGACCGGAACCGATGAGATTCGACCAGCAGGGCTTTCTGGTTCCTCTTTCCTGAGTTTCCCCCCTTTGCTAAAAGCCGGCAAAAGTTGCCGGTCGGGCTGCGGCGCCCCTTGCGCCGTCCGTCCCGGATCGCCAATCGCTCCATTGACGGAGCACTCAGGGCGGCCACCGCCGCTCGTGGGGAAAGGACTTCCCATGTCGATGATGCTTTGGAAAACACTCGCTCTGGGCGGCGTTATTGGCGTCGGCTCGGTCGTCGTCGTGCAGGCGAAGCGCGGCCTCGATGATGGCGCCGCCACCGCCGGAACCACCAAGCCGGCCGAAGAGGAATTCGAGCTTCTCGATCCCGAAACCGGGCTCGAGACTTCCTTCGAAGGGGCCCTCGACGCCGCGCCCCCCAAAAAACTCGCTGAGCGGGCCCAGGCCGAACCCCTCGCGGCGCTCGCCGCCGTCAGCCCTGATGACAATCCCTTTGGCGGCGAGCCATCGCCCGCCGAAGTGGCCCAGGCCTCGGCCGAGAAAGTCCCCGACGACAACCCCTTCGCCTCCGGAACGGCCACTCTCGCGGACGCCCAGGAAGAGCCCGCTTCGACCGTGACGCTCGATGAGCAAGCCGGGGAAAAGTTCGCGCTCCTCGACGGCGCCGCCCCCCCCACCGCTCCCGAACAATCGGAACCGAATCCCTTCGACCCCGCCCCGGCAGCGGAACCGACGCAGCCCCTCAAGAAGCTCTCTCCGGGCAACGACGGCCCGGTCTTGATGACGCCCCCCGCGGACGACAATCCCTTCTCCCAGTTTGTGCGCACGCAAACCGAGACCGCGGAAAGCGTCACCGCCGAAACGTCCACCACCGAAGTCGAACCCGGCGCCCCGCAGTTCGACGCCGCCCCCGCGGTCGACGCTCAGCCGCCGCTCCGAACCCGTGAGCCGGCCGCGTCACTTCCCATCGAATTGCCCCCCGCGACTCTCAACCCGGAAGCCTCCGGCTTCACCCGGGAGCGTCGCGAACCCGCTCCGCAGGTAGAGCCGGCAATCGCCAGCCCGCAGGACGCAGGCCTCGCCCCGACCCCAGCGCCTGGTCTGCCCGAAGTCGCCCGGGAAAATGCCCCGGGCCGTGTCCGCGTGGCCGAAGCCGAGCTTCCCGCCCCCGGCCCCGAAGTGGCGCCGGATTCTCTTCCTCCCTTTCCGCCTCTGAACCTCACTGGCGGCGAGGCGACGACTCGCTCCGACTCCCCCCCGTCCGACATTTCGTCGATCCCTCAATCGGCCAGGCCACTGGTCAACGAACCAGACTCGTCAATCCCCACCGACCGCACGATCCCCAACGAAGCCCCCCCCACCCAGGACAGCAAGGGCGGGTTCGGCATCGAGAATTCGTTCCCCGCACGGCCTGCTCCAGACACGTTCAATCCCGACGAATCTCCGACGGCAAGGCCGCAGCAGCAGCCGGCGAACACCTTCCCTGTCGAACAGGGTCAGCCTCAGGGATCTCCATTTGATCCCCTGCCGGCCTCCTCGATCCCCACGTCGCCAGCGAACTCGCTCCCGGCCAATCCCCCCGCGTCCCTGCCGACGACTCCGGCTCCAACCACTCCCGCCCCGGTCACCCCGGCGCCGGCCGCGCAGCCCGATCTCTCCGGCGCCGCAGTCCTCGATCGAAACGTCGCCATCGGCCCCGCCCAGCCGCAGCTCACGATCGTCAAGCAGGCTCCCAGTGAGGCCGTTGTCGGACAGGACCTCGAATACTCGATCCTCGTCAAGAACATCGGGCGGTCGGCGGCCCACAACGTGGTCGTCGAAGACCTCATCCCCCGCGGCTCCAAGTGCACGGGAACGATTCCCAAGGCCGAATCGCAACTGGAAAAGAAGAACCTGATCTGGAAGCTCGGCACACTCGCCGCCGGCGCCGAACAACTCATCCGCGTCCGCATCACTCCCACGGACGCCGGCGAAATCGGCAGCGTCGCCACCGTCAGCTTCTCCGCGGCCGTCGCGGCCAAAACCGTCATCGTCGAACCGAAGGCCACGCTCCTGGTCACAGGACCGCGGGACGCCGTCGTCGGCGAGCCGGCCCAGTACAAGTTCACCATCACGAACAACGGCCCCATCGACCTCAAGGGCGTCTTCGTCCGGACCGTCCTGCCGGGACAGGGCCTCACCCATCCCGGTGGCAACGATCTTGAGTACGAACTCGGCGACCTCCCCCGCGGCAAGTCCCGGGAAGTCTCGCTGGCGATGACGCCCTCCCAGCAGGGCGACTGGTCCTTCGATTCGATGGTCACTCTGAATGGCCGCGAACTTTCCAAACACCAGTCAGCGCTCCATGTGGTCGGCGCACGGCTGACCGTCGTCCGCACCGGGCCGACAAAACGGTTCGTCGGCCGGTCCGCGACCTACAGCAACACGGTCTCGAACAACTCCGCACAGACACTGATGAACGTCAACGTCGTCGAATCGCTTCCCATGGGACTCGATCCCTCGGGCCAGCTCTCGAAAGACGTCCGCTGGGATCCCGCCCGTCGCACGCTGACCTGGACGATTCCCCAGCTCGCCCCCGGACAATCGGTCGATCTCCCCTGCACCGTCACGCCCAAAACGGCCGGCGCGCTTCAGGGACAGATCGTCGCCCGAGACGCCTCGGGAAATCATGCCGAAATCGCGACGGCCCTCGAAGTCGCCGGCTTCTCGTCACTGGTGGTCGATGGCGGACACGACGGCCGGCCCGTCGCCGTCGGTGACCAGGTCTCCTTCCGGTTCAGCGTCAAGAACCGCGGAACCGCCGCTGCCGAGCAGGTCGTCGCCATGTTCGACCTCCCGCAGGAAGTGGAATTCATCAGCGCCCAGGGTCCCGGCAACGCGAAGTTCGAGCGGACCGGGCAGTTGATCGTGTTCGACCCGGTTCCCAACGTCCTCGTGAACGGCGAACTCACCTACGACGTCGTCGTCCAGGCGAAGACCGCCACCTCCCCGAACGCCCACCCGCGAATCCGCGTCAGCCTGAACAGCACGCAGCTTCCCGCGGACCATCCGCTCGAACAGGAACAGCAGCTCGTGATCTACGGCGACGACGAAGAGATGCAGCCCGTCCAGCGCGTCAGCGGCACGCGGTAAACGCACGGTCGTCGACGCCGGGGCACGACGGAACGGCGAAGATTTTCCTGAGCCGCATCCGGGAAGAGACCATCGTTGCGAAAACGGCCTCGTCCCGGGATGCCGTCGCCCACTTTCGCTCCTCCTCCCTTCCCTCTGTTCGCCCCCTTCCTGGCCGGCAGCCCGCCACTCGCAATCCCAAGAGTCAAACATCTGTCGTCCGGTCGCGGCCAAACTATACTTCCCCGATGATCGCTGCTCGTCCTTCCCGCCTTCCCCGCGTCGCCCTTCTGTCGGCGATCATTCTGGCGTTGGTCGGCTGCGACCAGGCGACGAAGGTTTACGCCGTCAAGAACCTGAAAGGGCAGCCGCCGCAGTCGTATCTCAATGACACTGTGCGGATCCATTACGTCGAGAATCCGGGCGCGTTCCTCGGACTGGGTGGCCAGCTCGACCCCAGGGTCAAGTTCTGGGTGCTGACGATCCCGACGGCCCTCATCCTCGTCTGGGTGCTGGCCTTCGTGTTCACAAGCCGGTCGATCGATCGCTGGACCTTCGTCGCCCTCGCGATGATCGCCGCCGGCGGCATCGGCAATTCCATCGACCGCTTCCGCCTCGGCGGACTGGTGATCGACTTCCTGAACGTCGGCTTCGGAACACAGGTCTGGCAGCGAACCGGAATCTTCAACGTCGCCGACGTCGGAATCACGGCCGGATTCATCATGCTGCTCCCTTATGTGCTCAAAGGGGAGCCGACACCAGCCCCGCCACCGGAAGCGCCGGCGACTCAATGACTGTGATCGTGCCCCGAATGCGGGTCGATCGGTGATCGCTTGCGGCTGAGCTGGGCCGCGGCGAAATCGAATGTCTGGCGATCGGCATCTTCCCACTTGCCGGCCCGAACCGTGGCCAGGATCTCTTCAAAGTGGGCCAGCTCATCGTCGGACATCTGAGACTGCGAATGTCGCTGGCGGATCGCCTTCTCCACCTTGGAGACCATGTCCGCCTTTCGAGACGAGACCGCCGTCGACAGCAACTGGATGTACTTCAGGTTGTCGAACTCGACGGCTGGCGGCTTCGTCCACCAGCCAATCAGCTGCCACAGAACCAGGGCGGCCCCCAGCAGACCCAGGAAATGCAGGCCGAAGCGGTCCATCAACGTGCGATCGTTCATGGCGGACCTCAGTATTCACCCACGACTTCGCCGTCACGGCAGCTCGACAGCGCGGCCCACGTCGGCTGATGAATGTATTGCGACACGAATCGCACGCTCCCGTCCCCCAGCAGTACGTGGGAACCGCCCATGTGCGGCGAGTACATCTGGCACACGTGGCAAAGCGGGCTGTTCGGCGGATGGATCGGCGCGAAGCCGGTCACCGGATCGATTTCCGCCTGCGCGGGGCCGGAGTGGACGTTGACGAGAGTCGCGGCCCGGTCGCAGGCCGTAATCGGGAACTTCGCCGGATCGATCGTGCAGACTGATGCCCCCGGTACGACGCCCACCCATGTCTTGTCGCTGATGATGCTGTGTTCGCCGATGAATACCGTGTTCGAAAGGCCATCCGGCACATCCGCCTCACGGGTGCGCGAGTTTCGATACAACGGCCCGTCGGCGATCGCCCTGGCATCGACGATCGCATACCCCCAGAACTCGTCTCGCCCCGCGTTCGCCACATAGTGGGCACGCCCGAACCGGGCCAGTTCCGTGCCCGATCCATCGCGAACAATCATCGGCCCGCTGGAGTTCGTCGCCGAGGGCGACATGAAGACCGCCAGGTTCGTCGCGGCCGGAGTGGCATTGATCGGATCCCAGCAAGGCAGGTCGGTGCGGAGCTGGTTGTAGAGTGGCGACTGGTCGAGGAACGGAAGCAGCATCGTTCCCCATGCGAATCCGTTCGGACCATCGAACGTGTCCGGATCCCGGCTCGGGTGACGCGTGTCGGCCAGGTACGACGCCGGAAAAACGCGATGCGTTTCGAGGTAATTGTGCAGCCCGAGCCCGATCTGCTTGAGGTTGTTCTTGCTCTGAGTCATGCGGGCGGCCTCGCGGGCCTGCTGGACGGCCGGCAACAGCAGGCTGACCAGAACCCCGATGATCGCAATCACCACGAGAAGCTCGATGAGCGTGAATCCGCGCACAGCGGATCGACAACCAGTTGGCATGATCTCGGACTCGACAAAGAAGGGCTTTCGGCGCACGAGAGCAGACGCGCCGAAAGTCAAAAGCTACTTCGTCAAATTCGACAATTCAAGTTGAGAGACAATATTTTTTGACCAATCAAAATCCTGCCCTCAAGAAAGAGTGCAGCATTGACGAGGGTGGCACTGGCTCTGCCAGTGCGATGAACCATCAGGCCCCAGCATCGGGGAGCCGGGCGAGCCAACGGCACTCCCCTCTCACGTCCGACCTGGCCAACCGCTACGCAGCCTTCCGCTCCGCGATCTTGACCGCCTTCTTCTTCGTCACCGAATCCGTCTTCCACCGCCGGTGCACCCAGAAATACTGCTCCGGAGCCCGCCGGATCGCCCGCTCCAGCGCCGACGTAAACCGCTGCGTGACCTGCTTCACCGCGTCCGCCCCGGTGTACTCCAGGGGGTCGATGACCTCCTCGCACCCGATCTCGAACTGCGACCACCGCGCGTTCTCGAAGTCGTCCGGCAGGCGGATGCCGTAACCCATCACCAGGATCGCCTTGAACTCCATCGCCATCAGGGCGATCGATTTGAACGTCGACGCCGGGCTCCCGAAGAAATCGACGAACACGCCCCGCCGGCCAGCATCCTGGTCGCACAGAATGCCAAGGTTTCCCCCCGCCCCGGCCGCGGACACCATGTCTCCCCAACCCCCATCCTTCAGCAGCAGCTTGTGGCCGAACTGCTGACGCGAGCGGACAAACCAGTCGTGCAGGTACGGATTGTCCATCTCGCGGGCGATGACCCCCATCGGAAATCCGAAGAAGCCAAACGTCGCCATCGACACTTCCCAGTTGCCAAAGTGCCCCCCCAGGATGAACACCGGCCGGCCGCTGCACAGCGCCTTCAGCACCTGCTGGCGCTGGCGAAACACGACGACTTCCCGACAGTTGGTCAGGTCCATCTTCCGTGGAAGCTGCGACCACTCCACCAGCAGGCGAAACAGGTGTTGCCACATCCCACTGATGATCCGCTGCACCTCGCTCGCGGGCATCTCCTCACCGAAGGCCCGGCGAAGGTTTTCCTCCGCCACGTCCGCCCGGGAGATCTTTTTCGGGACGACGCGGGTCATCAGCCAGGCGAACAGCCGCGCCCCCTGGGCCGCGCGACGAACCGACAGCATCTGGAACGCGCACAGGACGACGCGAAACGCCAGATAAACGGCCCGGTGCTGGATGTCCTCCCTGAACTTCACGGCGTCGCTCCTTGACGCGGACGCCGCTTCCACCGGCCTCCGAGCCCGAATCATCGGGATTCCACCATCCACTGCAAGAGGAGATCGGCCTGAGTCCCCCTCCAGAGGCCCGCTCGCAGACGGCGCAACGGCAGTCCGGGTCTGGAAATCGGGCAGGCAGACTGCAACACTCCCCCTGTTCTGCCCCTCTTGTTGACCGGATTGTGTGACGCGATGAGTACGTGGACGCGGGCTGCCGCGATCGATGAAGTTCCCGTCGGAGGCCGCCTGGTCGTCGAAGTCGACGACATTCCGGCCCTGCTCCTTCGCGATGCCGAGCGGTATTATTGCATCGAGGACCTCTGCACCCACGATGGCCAGCCGCTCACGGATGGAGAGTTTCAGAACGGCTGCATCACCTGCCCGCGGCATGGCGCCCGCTTCGACGTGGCCACCGGCGAAGCCAAATGCATGCCCGCGACCGAACCGGTCCGCACCTTTCCCGTCGAGGTTCGGGCGGACGGCGTTTACATCGCAGATTCCTGAAACAACGACGACTCCCGCACGGACGACAAGGATTTCCTCATGCTTTCCCGATTCCTCCCGCTGACACTTCTCCTCGCCGCCATCGCCCTCGCAGGCTGCGGCGCCTCGGACCCCGCCCCGGCCAAGGACGACAAGCCCGTCCTCACTGAAGCCGACAAGGCGCTGATCGAGAAGCAGAAACTCTGCCTCGTCGCCGACGAACCGCTGGGCTCGATGGGGACGCCGATCAAGCTCACGGTCAAGGGACGCGATGTCTTCCTCTGCTGCGAAGGATGCCGGGAAGCCGTCCTGAAGGATCCGGACAAATACCTCGCAAAGCTTGACGCGAACGGCACAGTTGTCGTCGCCCCCAAGACCGACGAGCCCGCGAAAACCGAAGCTCCCCAAACCGCCGAACCGGCCCCAGCGCCCTAGTAAAGCCTGACACGCCAAGCGCTTGGCGAGCGGAAACCACCTCTTCTTCTTCTGCGGCGGGCGTGCCGTCCGGGCCGAGTTCTCTCCCGGGCACGCCGCTTGCGACAGTCGTCTTCAGCAATTGGAATCTGCCAGAACGGCAGTGTGCGCTGAATGACGAGAATCAATGCCCTCCATGGCCGAACGCGACTACTACGAGGTCCTGGGAGTCGCGAAAAGCGCGTCCTTCGAGGAAATCAAAAAGGCCTACAAGAAGGCCGCTCTCGCCAATCACCCCGACAAGAACCCGGGTGACGACACGGCGGTCGAACGCTTCAAGGAATGCGCGGCTGCTTACGAAGTCCTCTCGGACGAAAACAAACGCGCCCGATACGACCGTTACGGCCACGCGGGCGTCCAGGGAGCGGGCGGCGGCGGATCTCCCTTCGGCGACGTCAACGACATCTTCAGCCAGTTCAGCGACATCTTCGAGGGCTTCGGCTTCTTCGGAGGCAACCAGCGCTCACGCAGCGGCGCCCAGCGCGGCAGCCACCTGCGGGCCTCAATGACCATCGACCTCGTCACCGCCTCCAAAGGCGCCGAACGAGAGCTGCGAATCCAGCGGAAGAAATCGTGCGCCCGCTGCAGCGGCTCCGGGGCCGAGCCCGGTTCCTCCCCCCATCGCTGCGACTACTGCGGCGGCCGCGGACAGGTCGTCCAGTCCCAGGGATTCTTCCGGGTCCAGACCCCCTGCCCGGCCTGCTCGGGATCCGGCTCGATCATTCGCAACAAGTGCACCGAATGCCGCGGAACGGGACGCGAAGACGAGGAAGTCGTCCTGCAGGTCCGCATCCCGGCCGGCATCGACAACGGCGTCCAGCTCTGCCTCCGCGGTGAAGGAGAGGCCGGGTCCGGCGGAGGACCGCGCGGCGACCTCTACGTCGACGTGCACGTCAAGGATCACCCGCTCTTCAAGCGGGAAGGCCAGCACCTCATCTGCACGGTGCCGATCTCCTATACCCAGGCGGCCCTCGGCGGAACCATCGAGGTCCCGCTCCTCACCGGCAGCGACACGATCGAGATCCCCCCCGGAACTCAGCCCGGCGAACTCTTCCGCGTCCGAGGA contains:
- the arfB gene encoding alternative ribosome rescue aminoacyl-tRNA hydrolase ArfB, translated to MSSGPEELVITNKVRIPFAEFEFMASRSGGPGGQNVNKVNSRIQLRWNPTASPSIDPDVAERFVKLAGKRMTKEGAILITGQEHRDAPKNKADCLERLAELLRAALVRPRVRKATKPSRGAKERRLKEKRFRSETKQGRQRPASE
- a CDS encoding DUF11 domain-containing protein codes for the protein MSMMLWKTLALGGVIGVGSVVVVQAKRGLDDGAATAGTTKPAEEEFELLDPETGLETSFEGALDAAPPKKLAERAQAEPLAALAAVSPDDNPFGGEPSPAEVAQASAEKVPDDNPFASGTATLADAQEEPASTVTLDEQAGEKFALLDGAAPPTAPEQSEPNPFDPAPAAEPTQPLKKLSPGNDGPVLMTPPADDNPFSQFVRTQTETAESVTAETSTTEVEPGAPQFDAAPAVDAQPPLRTREPAASLPIELPPATLNPEASGFTRERREPAPQVEPAIASPQDAGLAPTPAPGLPEVARENAPGRVRVAEAELPAPGPEVAPDSLPPFPPLNLTGGEATTRSDSPPSDISSIPQSARPLVNEPDSSIPTDRTIPNEAPPTQDSKGGFGIENSFPARPAPDTFNPDESPTARPQQQPANTFPVEQGQPQGSPFDPLPASSIPTSPANSLPANPPASLPTTPAPTTPAPVTPAPAAQPDLSGAAVLDRNVAIGPAQPQLTIVKQAPSEAVVGQDLEYSILVKNIGRSAAHNVVVEDLIPRGSKCTGTIPKAESQLEKKNLIWKLGTLAAGAEQLIRVRITPTDAGEIGSVATVSFSAAVAAKTVIVEPKATLLVTGPRDAVVGEPAQYKFTITNNGPIDLKGVFVRTVLPGQGLTHPGGNDLEYELGDLPRGKSREVSLAMTPSQQGDWSFDSMVTLNGRELSKHQSALHVVGARLTVVRTGPTKRFVGRSATYSNTVSNNSAQTLMNVNVVESLPMGLDPSGQLSKDVRWDPARRTLTWTIPQLAPGQSVDLPCTVTPKTAGALQGQIVARDASGNHAEIATALEVAGFSSLVVDGGHDGRPVAVGDQVSFRFSVKNRGTAAAEQVVAMFDLPQEVEFISAQGPGNAKFERTGQLIVFDPVPNVLVNGELTYDVVVQAKTATSPNAHPRIRVSLNSTQLPADHPLEQEQQLVIYGDDEEMQPVQRVSGTR
- a CDS encoding lysophospholipid acyltransferase family protein; the encoded protein is MKFREDIQHRAVYLAFRVVLCAFQMLSVRRAAQGARLFAWLMTRVVPKKISRADVAEENLRRAFGEEMPASEVQRIISGMWQHLFRLLVEWSQLPRKMDLTNCREVVVFRQRQQVLKALCSGRPVFILGGHFGNWEVSMATFGFFGFPMGVIAREMDNPYLHDWFVRSRQQFGHKLLLKDGGWGDMVSAAGAGGNLGILCDQDAGRRGVFVDFFGSPASTFKSIALMAMEFKAILVMGYGIRLPDDFENARWSQFEIGCEEVIDPLEYTGADAVKQVTQRFTSALERAIRRAPEQYFWVHRRWKTDSVTKKKAVKIAERKAA
- a CDS encoding DUF1559 domain-containing protein, coding for MPTGCRSAVRGFTLIELLVVIAIIGVLVSLLLPAVQQAREAARMTQSKNNLKQIGLGLHNYLETHRVFPASYLADTRHPSRDPDTFDGPNGFAWGTMLLPFLDQSPLYNQLRTDLPCWDPINATPAATNLAVFMSPSATNSSGPMIVRDGSGTELARFGRAHYVANAGRDEFWGYAIVDARAIADGPLYRNSRTREADVPDGLSNTVFIGEHSIISDKTWVGVVPGASVCTIDPAKFPITACDRAATLVNVHSGPAQAEIDPVTGFAPIHPPNSPLCHVCQMYSPHMGGSHVLLGDGSVRFVSQYIHQPTWAALSSCRDGEVVGEY
- a CDS encoding lactate racemase domain-containing protein, translating into MIRVRQRFDRPIVTDIDREVHQQLAGLNLQHRVRPGQTVAITAGSRGIANIAQITRAIVAHCVELGLRPFIVPAMGSHGGATAEGQREVLAGYGIVEEFVGAPIRASMDTVIVDTTPQGIPVHFDRLAAEADHVIIAGRIKPHTGFVGEIESGLHKMMLIGLGKAVGAAIYHKAIKDFTFQEIILAVADSVIRKCRVLCGVGIVENAYDETALIAAVPPEAFYEREKALLSQARSWLPRLPFPDVDLLIIDQIGKNVSGTGMDTNVVGRKYNDHAPTELDDARVRRIFIRGLTEMTHGNACGIGLAEFTTRRTVAQIDSEITRVNCVTAGHPTAAMLPVVCETDRDAVEDALSTIGLTPPEHARVVHIHDTLHLETVLVSEVYGKEIKSRTHLEALGGPEPMRFDQQGFLVPLS
- the dnaJ gene encoding molecular chaperone DnaJ, with amino-acid sequence MAERDYYEVLGVAKSASFEEIKKAYKKAALANHPDKNPGDDTAVERFKECAAAYEVLSDENKRARYDRYGHAGVQGAGGGGSPFGDVNDIFSQFSDIFEGFGFFGGNQRSRSGAQRGSHLRASMTIDLVTASKGAERELRIQRKKSCARCSGSGAEPGSSPHRCDYCGGRGQVVQSQGFFRVQTPCPACSGSGSIIRNKCTECRGTGREDEEVVLQVRIPAGIDNGVQLCLRGEGEAGSGGGPRGDLYVDVHVKDHPLFKREGQHLICTVPISYTQAALGGTIEVPLLTGSDTIEIPPGTQPGELFRVRGQGMPDLRGGRRGDLHVQIELQVPKKLDAEHEGLLRKLAEYENANVAPHHKSWLDKLRDFISGENDDEEDE
- the lspA gene encoding signal peptidase II; amino-acid sequence: MIAARPSRLPRVALLSAIILALVGCDQATKVYAVKNLKGQPPQSYLNDTVRIHYVENPGAFLGLGGQLDPRVKFWVLTIPTALILVWVLAFVFTSRSIDRWTFVALAMIAAGGIGNSIDRFRLGGLVIDFLNVGFGTQVWQRTGIFNVADVGITAGFIMLLPYVLKGEPTPAPPPEAPATQ
- a CDS encoding non-heme iron oxygenase ferredoxin subunit; translation: MSTWTRAAAIDEVPVGGRLVVEVDDIPALLLRDAERYYCIEDLCTHDGQPLTDGEFQNGCITCPRHGARFDVATGEAKCMPATEPVRTFPVEVRADGVYIADS